From the Marivivens sp. LCG002 genome, the window TGCGCGGATTTCCTTTGAGCCGATGGCGATAGAAAGCGCAACATTCACAGGCCCTTCGGCCAATATGCTCATGTTTTTCTAGAGGAAAACCCGCTTCTCGAATTCGATATCGGTCTGGTTCCGGGAGTGTTTATCGGCGCCTTCGTCGCGTCGATCCTGTCGCGCGAATTCCAGTTTCAGGGCTTCGAGAACGAAGCCAACATGCGCCGCGCCCTTACGGGAGCCGCGCTCATGGGCTTTGGGGGAATGCTCGCGGGGGGATGCGCGATCGGTGCAGGCGTGACGGGCGGTTCAATTTTCGCCGGAACGGCTTGGGTCGCGCTCTTTGCCTTCTGGATCGGCGGCATGGCGACAGAGCGGATTCTCGCCCCGTAACACCAAAGAAAAGGGCCGGTCGAGCCGGCCCTTTCGTGGTTATTTCTTCGAACCGGCCATGCCGCCCGACATTTCCTCGGTCGCTTCATCCGCGAGTTCGGCTGGAAGGATGAGGTTCAGAACGATCGCGATCAAAGCGGCGGGTAGAATGCCCGAAGCGCCAAGGATCTGGAGGCTCGACGGCAAGTGCTGAAGCGCATTCGCCGAACCAGGTGCAAGGTTCATAACTTCGAGCTGAAGACCAAGACCAACCGAAAGGGCAACCGCAAAGATCACCATGTTGCGGCGGTTCCAGACCACGTCCGAAAGCATCGACACACCCGACGCAACAACCATGCCGAACATCACGACAACGCCGCCGCCGAGAACTTCGATAGGAACGGTGCGGATGACGCCGCCCACTTTGGGGATCAGGCCGCAAATGATCAGGAAGATTGCGCCGATGGTGACAACGTGGCGGCTCATGACGCCCGTCATCGCGATCAGACCAACGTTCTGGCTGAACGAGGTGTTCGGCAATGCACCGAAGACGCCCGCAACCGCGGTGCCCAGACCGTCTGCATAGGTTGCCCCTGCGATTTCCTTGTCGGTGGCTTCGCGGCCAGCGCCGCCTTTGCAGATACCCGAAACGTCGCCAACGGTTTCAACCGCCGAGACAAAGGCCATCAGACAGAACCCGATGACAGCGGCCATCGAGAATTCAAAGCCGTATTTGAACGGAACGGGAAGCGAAAAGATCGCCGAACGGGTCCAGCTGTTCGCAACCGCTTCGAACGAGAGAAGTCCGATCGCCATCGAGTAGAAATAACCGACAACGATCCCGATCAGCACGGCGGACACCGCCAACATGCCGCGGGCATAGAACTTGAGACCGAGGGTCACAAAGATCACGACCAATGCAGCCGACCAGCTCTTGAAGCTGCCATAGCTTTCGGCGCCTGCAGCCTTGGCCGGAACGCCACCTGCTGCGTATTCGATCCCGACCTTGACCAGTGCAAGACCGATGAGCGTCACAACAAGGCCCGTCACCAACGGCGGAAGCGCAAAGCGGATCTTGCCGATGACGGTCCCGAGGGCAGCGTGGAAAATACCGCCGATGAGCACGCCGCCATATAGCGCAGCAAGGCCGTCAACACCCTTTCCCACAACAAGCGGGATCATGATCGGAATAAAGGCGAACGAAGTGCCCTGAACAATCGGGAGTGCAGCGCCGACGGGCCCAAAGGTGATGGTCTGGAAAAGCGTGGCAATACCCGCAAAGAGCATCGACATCTGGATCATGTAGAGAAGTTCGGGGAAGTCGGGCGAGTTCGACCCGAATCCGAAGCCGGCCGCACCAGCCAAAACGATTGCAGGTGTCACGTTCGAAACGAACATGGCAAGCACGTGCTGGATCCCCAGCGGGATCGCTTTGCCTAAGGGGGGCGTATAATTGGGATCGCGGAGCTGCTCCGGCGTCCCGAGTGTTTCATCGGCCATTCTGTTTATCCCTGTTCTGTCACTGGACTGACGCCAGCTGTTCACTCGGCGAAGAGATTTTCCCTTCGCGCGTGCGGATATGCTAATCCGAAACAATCCCCACAATTATCAAAAAAAAGCGAATACTGTCTCAGTGAATAAGGAGGGCCAAGGTCTGCACTTCTAGGCGGAATGACTCTAAATCGGGCAGATTGCAAAATCCGAACACTCGTCCGTGATCGACGTCATCAGACCGGCTCGAAGGGATACAGAACCAAAAGGTTCACATCGCAGCAAAAGAAGAGAAATGGCGGACAGTGAGGGATTCGAACCCTCGAGACGGTTCCCCGCCTACACACTTTCCAGGCGTGCGCCTTCGACCACTCGGCCAACTGTCCGTGACGCGGGGTTTATCCGCATGTGCAGGAGAATTGCAAGGGGCGAAAACGAGAAAAGCGGCACGTTGTAACTTTGTTCGAGAATGGCCATATTCGAAGGCAACTCCACAGCTTGCGAAGATCATGACACCCAAAGGCCACTCACCCGAACCGAACCGTGAACCGCATGGCATGGACTATGGCAGAATCCAGACGATAGCGCTTGTCATCATTGCCTTTGCCGTTGTTCTTTTCTTGCTCGTTCAGGCGCGCTTCATGCTCATCGCGCTGGCCACGGCGATCATCATTTTCGCGCTGACCTCGGATGTGATCAACTTTATCGCGCGGCAAAAGATCGGGCGGGTGCATGTGCCCAATTGGTTGGCCAGCCTCGGCGCACTTCTCCTGATTTCCCTTGCGCTGATCGTCCTGTCCACGATCTTTCTGACCCAGGTCAACACGGTGCTCAGCACGACGATTTCCTATCTCGAACGTGCCCCCCAAGCCGTTGCGACACTCTTCAAATGGATCAGTCCCGAAGCCGAACAGACGATCCTCAACTCGCTCAGCTCGATCAATATTTCAAGCTATGTGCGCACATTCGCAGGTCAGGCCGGAAACCTTGCCAGTGGGATCAGCTCGTTCACCGTTCTGGTGATCCTCTTTGTCGGTTTTCTGTTCGCAGAACGGGTCTGGTTCGACACCAAGCTCAACAACCTCGTCGGCGACCCTGTCCAGGCCGACAAGATCCGCCGCATCATCACCTCGATCATCCGCCGCGTGAACTATTACCTTCTGGTGAAAACGGTGGTGAGTGTGGTGACGGGCGGCATGGTCTTTGCGGTCGCCAAGGCGTTCAAGCTCGACCTGGCCTCGGCGCTTGGCGTGCTGACCTTCGTGCTGAATTATATTCCGAATGTCGGCTCTATCATTGCGACCGTCATGGTGGCTCTTGTCGCTTTTGTCCAAACGGGCGATCCCACGTCAACGGGGGCGATCTTTGTGATTACGGGCGCGATCCAATTCGTCAACGGCAGCATTCTAGACCCGATGATGATGGGGCACGCGCTGCGTGTGTCTTCCTTCGGGATCATCATCAGCCTTGCCTTCTGGGGCGCTGTCTGGGGCATTCCGGGGATGTTCCTCTCGGTGCCGATCATGGTGATGCTCATGGTCGTCTGTAGCCATGTGCCCATGCTGCGCCCGATTGCCGTGCTCTTGTCGAGACAGGGTCTACCCGATGATGAAAGCGATTTGATCGCGAACGACCTTTAATCCAGCAGGATCAGGTTCACGCGGCGGTTCTGCTTGCCTTTGCTCTCGATCTTGCCGATTTGCACGCGGCCGATCTCGCTCGTCCAAGCGACATGAGTGCCGCCACAGGGCTGAAGGTCGGCGGTATTCTCGCCCTGTCCGATACGCACAAGGCGGATGCGCCCCGCGCCTCTGGGCGGTTTCACCGACATCGTTTTCACAAGATCGGGCTTGGTATCAAGCTCGTCCTCGGTGATCCACTCTTCGCTCACCATGAAATCACAGGCGATGAGCTTGTTGAGCGTCTCTTCCAGCTCGTCCTTGTTCTCGGGCGGCTCGGGCATGAGGAAATCAAGCCGGCCCTTGTCCGCGCCGATCTGCCCGCCCGTGACGGGAAGCGGAATAACGACGGACAAAAGATGAAGCGCCGTATGCACGCGCATGTGGCGGTGACGCCGTTCCCATGTGATGAACTGGCGCAGCGTGGTCCCGACGGCAGGAAGCCGCGAGGGTTCGGCAGGCACAAGGATCACATCTTCCCCCTGCCCCTTGATCGCCGTTGCGATCTCGATCCGGCCGTTGTCCCATTCGAGATGGCCTGAATCTCCGGGTTGGCCCCCTCCTGTGGGATAGAAAATCGTGCGGTCCAGCACGATGCCGCCTTCGTCCGTGATCGAGGTGACCCGCGCGGACAGGTCCCGAAGATAGGCATCCTCACGAAAGACAAGCTCGGTCATGCGCTGTCGGCTCCTGTTTGGGGCGGCTGCGGCGGATATAAGGCTTCGGCGTTCTTGATCCAGATATCGCGCTGGGCAAACGGAATTTCGATCCCCGCTTCGGCAAACCGCTTGGCAATCTGGTGGTTCATGTCGGACTTGGTGTGCAGTTTGAAACGCACGTCCCGAATAATCGCCCGAATTTCAAAGTCCACGCTGTCGGCGCCGAAGCCGATCAGCATCACCTGAGGTTCGGGATCGAAAACAACAAGCGGATGGGAATCCGCGATCTCTTTGAGGATGGTCGCCACCTTGTCGAGATCGGTGCCATAGGCCACGCCGACGGGCACCACGACGCGGCCTACGGAATTTCCGCGTGTCCAGTTGGTGACTTGGGTCGAGACTAGATCGGCATTGGGCACGATCACATCGGTGCGGTCAAAGGTTTCGATCCGCGTCGAGCGCACCGAAATCGAACGCACGAAACCTGCTTGGTTCCCCACCTCGATCAGATCACCCTCGGAAATCGGGCGTTCGATCAAAAGGATGATCCCCGAAACAAAATTCGAAACGATATTCTGGAGACCGAAACCGATCCCGACCGAGAGCGCCCCCGCCACAATCGCAAGGGACGAAAGGTCGATCCCCGCAGAGGTGATGGCAATCAGGGCAGCCAGGAAAATCCCGAGATACCCGACGCCCGACACAATCGCATTGCGCCCCCCGATGTCGAGCTTGGTCTTGGGTAGAATTGTGTGGCGCAGCATGTTCTGGATCAGCCGCGTGGCCGAATACCCGATCCCGAAGACCAGAACAAAGGTCAGCAAATCGGTCGGCGAGATCTTGGTATCTCCGATCGAGAAGCCTTCGCGGAAGCGGGTCCATATCTCGACGAGATCATCAACGCTTGCGCCCCAGATCAGCGCAAGGAACGGCAACGACAAAAGGATCAACAGGGTTGCGATGATCACGGCGCTCAGACCTTCGCTTTCGGGCTCCTCCCCCTCTTCGCGCGCTCGATTGCGATAGGTCTCGTAAAGCTCGACCATCAAACCGTTGGCGATGAGCAGAACACCCATCACGGCAAGGCTTTTGGTCGTCGGCACAAGAAGCGCGCGGTAAGCCGCAGAATAGCCGATAGCGGCAAAGGCAGGCCCCAGAACAGCGACCATCATGGTCAGCCGCCCGACCAGCCCCAGAAAGGTGCGCAGCGTGCCGGAGTCGCTCGTTTTTTGCGTTCGGTGTTGGTAAAGCAGGTTGCCGAAGCCGAAGAGCACCCAGCCAAGTGCGATCACGATGGGAAAGATCAAGACCGAGCCGACCGTGCCTGTCGCATCGACGCTGCCGATCAGAACAAAGACCATGGAGCCAAGCGCCATGACCCAGCCCAGACCGCCGACGAGACGGCGGGCCCGATGACGTTCGCTGTCCGAGAAATGCACAGGCGCTTCAAAGCGTCCCTTGGTGAAAAACTGGATCGAAAGCCAGCGCCCGACGAGAACATAGGCCCCTGCGAGCGGGATGTTCTGGATCACCTGAATCCCGCGAAATCCGAAAAGGTTCGACGCATCAAGCCCGCGCGCCAGCAAACCGAGCCCCATGAGCGGCAGAACAAGCGCAGCGCCCGTTACGACAGCATGAAGAAACGCCTCCCATGGCCCCGCTTCAATCGTGCGGCGTTTCCAGAAACTTTCGACCCAGATCCGCCCGCGCAGCAAGAGCACAAAGCCGACCACGACCAAAAACAAAGCTCCGGGAAGCCCCAGAGAGAGATGACCGCTCAAGGATCTAGCGGAGATTATAGAGGTCGTCTCGACCGCAAGCGCGCTGATCCCATCGGTCAATGCAATCGTGGCCGCACCCCAGTTTTCGGGCACAAGCGGCGACGACCCTCTGGAGGTCAGAGCCGCGGCCTGCCTGCTCCGGATGATCGCGTCGATCTCACCGATAAGTCCATCGGCGCGGGCATAGGCTTCGGCCGCGAGAATAAGTGGCGCGCTCAACTCG encodes:
- a CDS encoding nucleobase:cation symporter-2 family protein, which encodes MADETLGTPEQLRDPNYTPPLGKAIPLGIQHVLAMFVSNVTPAIVLAGAAGFGFGSNSPDFPELLYMIQMSMLFAGIATLFQTITFGPVGAALPIVQGTSFAFIPIMIPLVVGKGVDGLAALYGGVLIGGIFHAALGTVIGKIRFALPPLVTGLVVTLIGLALVKVGIEYAAGGVPAKAAGAESYGSFKSWSAALVVIFVTLGLKFYARGMLAVSAVLIGIVVGYFYSMAIGLLSFEAVANSWTRSAIFSLPVPFKYGFEFSMAAVIGFCLMAFVSAVETVGDVSGICKGGAGREATDKEIAGATYADGLGTAVAGVFGALPNTSFSQNVGLIAMTGVMSRHVVTIGAIFLIICGLIPKVGGVIRTVPIEVLGGGVVVMFGMVVASGVSMLSDVVWNRRNMVIFAVALSVGLGLQLEVMNLAPGSANALQHLPSSLQILGASGILPAALIAIVLNLILPAELADEATEEMSGGMAGSKK
- a CDS encoding AI-2E family transporter, encoding MDYGRIQTIALVIIAFAVVLFLLVQARFMLIALATAIIIFALTSDVINFIARQKIGRVHVPNWLASLGALLLISLALIVLSTIFLTQVNTVLSTTISYLERAPQAVATLFKWISPEAEQTILNSLSSINISSYVRTFAGQAGNLASGISSFTVLVILFVGFLFAERVWFDTKLNNLVGDPVQADKIRRIITSIIRRVNYYLLVKTVVSVVTGGMVFAVAKAFKLDLASALGVLTFVLNYIPNVGSIIATVMVALVAFVQTGDPTSTGAIFVITGAIQFVNGSILDPMMMGHALRVSSFGIIISLAFWGAVWGIPGMFLSVPIMVMLMVVCSHVPMLRPIAVLLSRQGLPDDESDLIANDL
- a CDS encoding alanyl-tRNA editing protein, giving the protein MTELVFREDAYLRDLSARVTSITDEGGIVLDRTIFYPTGGGQPGDSGHLEWDNGRIEIATAIKGQGEDVILVPAEPSRLPAVGTTLRQFITWERRHRHMRVHTALHLLSVVIPLPVTGGQIGADKGRLDFLMPEPPENKDELEETLNKLIACDFMVSEEWITEDELDTKPDLVKTMSVKPPRGAGRIRLVRIGQGENTADLQPCGGTHVAWTSEIGRVQIGKIESKGKQNRRVNLILLD
- a CDS encoding DUF3772 domain-containing protein; protein product: MIQARSGIFAVFLALTLSGVGAASAQSDPTAAPADSVVEALDEMVEAENEIAGLAAFVADYDLWEGIAARAEQSVGPSAGTNFALTKLRSELVEWRQRFSEVEGLNADRIDTVRRQLAALGTAPEEGEASAIAARRDMLGAQLDELSAPLILAAEAYARADGLIGEIDAIIRSRQAAALTSRGSSPLVPENWGAATIALTDGISALAVETTSIISARSLSGHLSLGLPGALFLVVVGFVLLLRGRIWVESFWKRRTIEAGPWEAFLHAVVTGAALVLPLMGLGLLARGLDASNLFGFRGIQVIQNIPLAGAYVLVGRWLSIQFFTKGRFEAPVHFSDSERHRARRLVGGLGWVMALGSMVFVLIGSVDATGTVGSVLIFPIVIALGWVLFGFGNLLYQHRTQKTSDSGTLRTFLGLVGRLTMMVAVLGPAFAAIGYSAAYRALLVPTTKSLAVMGVLLIANGLMVELYETYRNRAREEGEEPESEGLSAVIIATLLILLSLPFLALIWGASVDDLVEIWTRFREGFSIGDTKISPTDLLTFVLVFGIGYSATRLIQNMLRHTILPKTKLDIGGRNAIVSGVGYLGIFLAALIAITSAGIDLSSLAIVAGALSVGIGFGLQNIVSNFVSGIILLIERPISEGDLIEVGNQAGFVRSISVRSTRIETFDRTDVIVPNADLVSTQVTNWTRGNSVGRVVVPVGVAYGTDLDKVATILKEIADSHPLVVFDPEPQVMLIGFGADSVDFEIRAIIRDVRFKLHTKSDMNHQIAKRFAEAGIEIPFAQRDIWIKNAEALYPPQPPQTGADSA